In Candidatus Aminicenantes bacterium, one DNA window encodes the following:
- a CDS encoding C69 family dipeptidase produces MTKTIAWIAAVGLALACAPDGRACTNYLISKGASANGSTMISYSADSHELYGYLNRIPAGDHIAGTWIDVYDGDSNKYLGKIRQVAHTYSVVGLMNECQVAVGETTFGGREELMDPKAVVDYGTLMNLALQRGRTAREALQVMTSLVAEYGYASEGESFSISDPNEAWILEMISKGPERKGAVWVARLVPDGYVCAHANQPRIHRFPLQKANNFFDKKQTTFHAADVISFAREKGYFKGKDEEFGFADAYAPLNFGARRFCEGRVWEFFRRVTPDSKQMDAYKDYALGIKPGAEPMPLFIKPERKLTVRDVMELMRDHFEGTEMDMTKDIGAGPFVLPYRWRPMEWKVDKDAKEEYIFERAVSTQQTGFSFVTESRSWLPNPIGGVFWFGLDDTYSTVYTPMYCGINRVPASYAKEAGDFSRFSWDSAFWVFNFVANTAYSRYCDMIQDIQPVQRELEGKFFAVQPELEATALDLFKRSPGQARDYLTAYSVGEGDAVVQRWKKLGEFLLWKYMDGNVRDSQGKVTHPPYPKEWYQRIIKETGDRFRVPQEEKKE; encoded by the coding sequence ATGACAAAAACCATCGCCTGGATAGCCGCGGTCGGGCTGGCCCTGGCCTGCGCGCCGGACGGCCGCGCCTGCACCAACTACCTGATCAGCAAGGGGGCTTCGGCCAACGGCTCGACCATGATCTCCTACTCGGCCGACTCGCACGAGCTGTACGGCTACCTGAACCGCATCCCCGCCGGCGACCATATCGCGGGGACCTGGATCGACGTCTATGACGGCGATTCGAACAAGTATTTGGGCAAGATCCGCCAGGTGGCCCACACCTATTCCGTGGTCGGTCTGATGAACGAGTGCCAGGTGGCCGTCGGCGAAACCACCTTCGGCGGCCGCGAGGAGCTCATGGACCCCAAGGCTGTGGTCGACTACGGCACGTTGATGAACCTGGCCTTGCAGCGCGGCCGCACCGCCCGCGAAGCCCTGCAGGTCATGACCTCACTGGTGGCCGAGTACGGCTACGCCAGCGAAGGCGAGTCCTTTTCCATCTCCGACCCCAATGAAGCATGGATACTGGAGATGATCTCCAAGGGGCCGGAGCGCAAGGGCGCCGTCTGGGTGGCCAGGCTGGTGCCCGACGGCTACGTCTGCGCCCACGCCAACCAGCCGCGCATCCACCGCTTTCCCCTGCAGAAGGCCAATAATTTTTTCGACAAGAAGCAGACCACCTTCCACGCCGCCGACGTGATCAGCTTCGCCCGCGAGAAGGGCTACTTCAAGGGCAAAGATGAGGAATTTGGTTTCGCCGATGCCTACGCGCCGCTGAACTTCGGAGCCCGGCGCTTCTGCGAGGGCCGCGTCTGGGAGTTCTTCCGCCGCGTCACCCCCGACTCCAAACAGATGGACGCCTACAAGGACTACGCCCTGGGCATCAAGCCGGGAGCCGAGCCCATGCCGCTGTTCATCAAGCCCGAACGCAAACTGACGGTCCGCGACGTCATGGAACTGATGCGCGACCATTTCGAAGGAACGGAGATGGACATGACCAAGGATATCGGCGCCGGCCCCTTCGTCCTGCCCTACCGCTGGCGGCCCATGGAATGGAAAGTGGACAAGGACGCCAAAGAGGAATACATCTTCGAACGCGCTGTCTCCACCCAGCAGACGGGTTTCTCCTTCGTCACCGAATCCCGCTCCTGGCTGCCCAACCCCATCGGCGGCGTGTTCTGGTTCGGCCTGGATGACACCTACAGCACGGTCTACACGCCCATGTACTGCGGCATAAACCGGGTGCCGGCCAGCTATGCCAAGGAGGCGGGCGACTTCAGCCGCTTCAGCTGGGACTCGGCCTTCTGGGTGTTCAACTTCGTGGCCAACACCGCCTACTCCCGCTACTGCGACATGATCCAGGACATCCAGCCGGTGCAGCGCGAGCTGGAAGGCAAGTTCTTCGCCGTGCAACCCGAGCTGGAGGCTACCGCCCTCGACCTGTTCAAGCGCTCGCCGGGACAGGCGCGCGACTACCTGACCGCCTACAGCGTCGGCGAGGGCGACGCCGTGGTGCAGCGCTGGAAGAAACTGGGCGAATTCCTACTCTGGAAATACATGGACGGCAACGTGCGCGACAGCCAGGGCAAGGTCACCCACCCGCCCTATCCCAAGGAATGGTACCAGCGCATCATCAAGGAGACCGGCGACCGCTTCCGCGTGCCGCAGGAAGAAAAGAAGGAATAG
- a CDS encoding DEAD/DEAH box helicase: MNIHANRAAAEPGNRPLTKDHPGHRAPQPSGQAGTSVFSTLLPELKKAVAEEGYSTPTPIQTQAIPHLLQNRDLIGCAQTGTGKTAAFILPILQYLSLHKRQAVQNRARVLILAPTRELAAQINASAATYGRHLLFAHAVIFGGVSQFAQVQALNRGLDILVATPGRLLDLMQQGVIRLDAIEIFVLDEADRMLDMGFLPDIKKVIAKLPGKRQSLFFSATMEPAVVALARTLVHDAVHVTIAHEAPAVERIVQRVMFVDKNNKDALLAALLGDSRWDRVIVFTQMKHMANKVVKKLAEAGISAAAIHGNKSQGARTEALASFKDGRTRVLIATDIAARGLDVDGISHVINYDLPIEPEIYIHRIGRTARAGAGGDAVSFCSAGERDSLRSIEKLIRVQVPVDASHAYHSEAACRATGADARPAPKAARNHGNGNGGRPKHSAVRQTAKPTHDSYFKQGRRAYR, translated from the coding sequence ATGAATATCCATGCAAACCGTGCGGCCGCCGAACCTGGCAACCGGCCGCTGACAAAAGACCATCCTGGCCATAGGGCTCCACAACCGTCGGGACAGGCCGGCACCAGCGTATTTTCAACTCTGCTGCCGGAATTGAAAAAGGCGGTGGCCGAAGAAGGTTACAGCACTCCGACGCCCATCCAGACCCAGGCCATCCCCCATCTGCTCCAAAACCGCGACCTGATCGGCTGCGCCCAGACCGGCACCGGCAAAACAGCGGCTTTCATCCTGCCCATCCTGCAGTATCTTTCTTTGCACAAGCGGCAGGCCGTCCAGAATCGGGCGCGCGTCCTCATCCTGGCGCCGACCCGCGAACTGGCGGCGCAGATCAACGCCAGCGCCGCCACCTACGGCCGCCACCTGCTTTTCGCCCATGCCGTCATTTTCGGCGGCGTCAGCCAGTTCGCCCAGGTCCAAGCCTTGAACCGCGGCCTCGACATCCTGGTAGCGACGCCGGGGCGGCTCCTCGACCTCATGCAGCAGGGGGTGATCCGCCTGGACGCGATTGAAATATTCGTCCTGGACGAAGCCGACCGCATGCTCGACATGGGCTTCCTGCCGGACATCAAGAAAGTCATCGCCAAGCTGCCGGGCAAACGGCAGTCGCTGTTTTTTTCGGCCACCATGGAACCGGCAGTGGTGGCTCTGGCCCGCACCCTGGTCCATGATGCCGTGCACGTGACCATCGCCCACGAGGCGCCGGCCGTCGAACGCATCGTACAGCGGGTGATGTTCGTGGACAAGAACAACAAGGACGCCCTTCTGGCCGCCCTGCTCGGCGACTCGCGCTGGGACCGCGTCATCGTCTTCACCCAGATGAAGCACATGGCCAACAAGGTGGTCAAGAAACTGGCCGAGGCCGGCATCAGCGCCGCCGCCATCCATGGCAACAAGAGCCAGGGCGCCCGCACCGAGGCGCTGGCCAGCTTCAAGGACGGCCGCACCCGCGTGCTGATCGCCACCGATATCGCGGCGCGCGGGCTGGACGTGGACGGCATTTCCCATGTCATCAACTACGACCTGCCCATCGAACCCGAAATTTATATTCACCGCATCGGCCGCACCGCTAGGGCCGGGGCCGGGGGCGACGCCGTTTCGTTCTGTTCGGCCGGCGAGCGCGATTCGCTGCGCAGCATCGAGAAATTGATCCGCGTCCAAGTGCCGGTCGACGCCTCCCACGCCTACCATTCAGAGGCCGCTTGCCGGGCAACCGGAGCCGATGCCAGGCCGGCGCCCAAGGCAGCGCGCAACCATGGCAACGGCAACGGCGGCAGACCCAAACATAGCGCCGTGCGCCAAACCGCCAAACCTACGCACGACTCCTATTTCAAGCAGGGTCGCCGGGCATACCGCTAA